The segment TAAATCAACGCAATCACTCCCAAAGGCATTAACTGGCAGTAAGTCTGAGAATGATCCAGTTGATAAGCAGCATTCATCACCCGCCGGATCGGATCGGACAACTCCCCTAAGCGTTGCAAAAGCTGCACTGTCGTCTGTATCCGCTCTGGTGTCAGCTTCAGCCACTCTAGAATCAACTCTGGCACTGCCATCTCTCGACTGGCTTCCAAGTCTAGGGTGTTTGCTTCTAAAATATCGTCTGTCCTAGATGCAAGCGCCTTTGCCATCGCTTGAACCGCACGGCTGCGATCTACTCCCTTAGTAGGAGCCAATTCCAGTGAAGCCTGGTAAGCGCTGCGAACGGCAGTTATCGGATCGGGTGCAGGATTAAAACTGTGCATTGCCATTGGGCTAACGCCGATATGCTAGCAATAGCATGAGTGCTGGCAATACCATCAGCGTAACTGGCAGTATTGCCCAAATTATACTCGACCCAAATGGTGACAGCAGAGCTAAAGGCAACCATACCAGCAGCAAAACCAGGATAACTCCCAGCCCTACGGGTAGGTAGTTGTCACTCAAACTGGGATGGGCTGTACTCCAGCGATGACCTGACCAGCGCCAAGCTTTCTTGTATGGATAGCTTGTCGAAAGTTGTTCTAGTACATACCCATTCTCTTCCACCACGAAGATTTGCTGACAGCGATCGCACCCCATTGCTTCGGTCAGCGTAATTGGTACCAACCGCCCCCGGCGTCTGGGGCAAGGGCATGGGTACTCAGTATTTAAATCAATCTTCTGAGCTTTCTGAGATGGCACAAGCTGTCTTCAAAGAATAAAAATGTGTAACCCAAAATTATTTACAATATTTGGGCAATAACGCTTGTTAATTATGGTTTCTTAATGGCAACCAACGACCTAGCGTTCCAGCCTGGAAGATCCTGGTTTTAGCGATGGGTAGGAAGCGCCAATATCATCATAATAGCTTACATTTGAGCTTTCCCAGCCTTATCTTAAGGCATAACTCCGGTCTAGCCAGCATAGATATCTTGTGCTAACTCAGATTAAGTCAGGCAGCATTCTAACTCCAACTTGCTGCATCTTCTTTTATGGTTAACGATAAAAGATTGCTATACGCTGTGACTATGTACCACAGCTAGTAGTTAATTTTATTATTATCTAAGCGGGTAACGCGATTCGAACGCGCGACATTCACCTTGGCAAGGTGACGCTCTACCACTGAGCTATACCCGCATTTCTTTAACAATCACTATGTTTACACAATATTTTTAGTCTGTCAACTGTTCTTTCCAAAATTGCTGACAGACACGACCGAAGAGGAACCTACTGGCGATCGCCAGACGAACTCGGTTCTATTACAACCGTCTGATGAGAAATAGGCAGCGCTGGAGTTTCCCCGGCACCACCGTTGTCACCGTAGATATCAGCCCCCATGCTGCCTTTTATCCCTCGCATCAGAGAAGCCATTTCCAACGCACTCATAGCATAATTCCACCCCAAATTACTCTTAATCCCAGCCCGTTCTAACGCTTGCTGCATAGTATCCGTCGTCACTATGCCAAAAATCACAGGCACGCCAGTCTGGAAACCAGCAGCAGCGATTCCCTTAGACACTTCGGCGGCGACGTAATCAAAATGTGGAGTTTGACCCCGAATAATAGCACCAAGGCAAATCACCGCATCATAGCGATGAGTGAGCGCCATTTGCCTAGCCACTAGAGGCACTTCAAAACTACCAGGAACCCAGGCATAATCCACTTGAGTGCCATGAGGATTAACATCAATGCCGTGACGTTTCAGGCAATCCTGACATCCCTCCAATAATTTTGTCGTCACTAAGTCGTTAAACCGACCGATGACGATGGCAAACTTTAGATTTTCAGTATGAGTAAATGTTCCCTCGAAAACTGCCATAATCGGTTGTTATTTGTTAGTTGTTACTTGTTAAAACCTATGTTTTAAATCGCTAGTAGAGCTAAAGTTTAGACTCAACATGAAATGCATTTAGGCACAGGCAAGCCAATTACTCTAGGTAGTAGTTACTATGTGGGCAGCCCACCATTAGTATCAAATGGCAGGCAACCCATGTTTATCTACTAACCACACTACTTAAACTACAAAGTAGCTCAAAGCCCCGACCAGAAAAACCAAAGCGATCCAAACCCCAGAACCCAATAAGATGAGCCGTTTAGACTGATCCCAGTTCTGAGGCGTCGCATAGGCAACCGGGACGCCAATGACCATGATGAATGACAAAAGAACTAAAGCAGCTAGTACCACTTGAAATAAAATCGACATTTCCTCTGGTTACTCCCAAGACAGCAACGGGCAGCTATAAACAGTTCAGCCGCCATTATATACAGTAGTACAGTATCAAAAATCGATGGTCATTTGTCATTGGTTAACAAGTCACAAAGTATTTGTTAGTTAGCAACCGACAACACACACAGGCGAGACGCCTGCGCCACAACAACGGATAGCAGATTATGGATCTGATTTTGTGTCATACAACGGCAGATTTCGACGCACTAGGAGCGGCAGTGGGGCTGACGCGCCTTTCTCCGGGAAGCCGGGTGGTGTTGGCTGGGGGTTGCCACCCTGGTGTAAAGGATTTTTTGGCCTTGCACCGCGACGAGTATGCCCTGATAGAACGTCGAGCTGTACCGACTGAACAGATTCGTTCTCTGACGATAGTTGATACGCAAAAGCGATGGCGCTTGGGTAAAGCCGCAGAATGGTTGGATTTACCTCATCTGGTGGAAGTTGCTGTCTGCGACCATCACCCAGACGCCGACATGGACATCCCAGCTAGTCGCATTCAAATTGAATTAGTTGGCGCTACCACCACTTTAATTGCCGAAAAGCTCAAGCGAGAACAAATCCAGCTTTCCCCCGCAGAAGCAACCGTCATGGCCTTGGGCATCCACGTCGATACTGGATCGCTGACGTTTGATGGGTCAACTCCAAGAGATGCTGTGGCTTTAGCGTGGTTGATGGAACAGGGAGCTTCATTGCGGGCGATCGCCGACTATATCGATCCTGGCTTATCACCCCAATTGCAACAACTATTAACTATTGCTCTCGACAAGCAACAAACCCAAATTCACCAAGGCTACACAATATCCTCCGTCCTACTTGAAACCGCTGGCTATGTGCCGGGATTATCTAGTCTTGCCTCTCAATTGCTGGAAATAACAGAAAGCGATGCTTTGCTGCTGGCAGATGTTTATCCAATCGGCGATGGCGAACAAAAGCGGTTGACAGTCATAGGGCGATCGCGCATTGAAGGTACTAATCTCAATCAACTGTTCCAACCACAAGGCGGTGGCGGACACCATAAAGCTGCGGCATTAACCATCCGAGCTACCAATCCCCAAGAAACATTACAGAATCTGCTCGAACAATTTCTAGCACAAATTCCCCTGCCGCCCACAGCACGCGAATTGATGTCCTCGCCAGTGCGAACAATTCGACCTGAGACAACAATTGCAGAAGCTCAACGCATCCTCCTGCGCTACGGACATTCTGGCCTCTGCGTCGTAGAAGCTCAAGAGC is part of the Microcoleus sp. FACHB-831 genome and harbors:
- the ribH gene encoding 6,7-dimethyl-8-ribityllumazine synthase, with the protein product MAVFEGTFTHTENLKFAIVIGRFNDLVTTKLLEGCQDCLKRHGIDVNPHGTQVDYAWVPGSFEVPLVARQMALTHRYDAVICLGAIIRGQTPHFDYVAAEVSKGIAAAGFQTGVPVIFGIVTTDTMQQALERAGIKSNLGWNYAMSALEMASLMRGIKGSMGADIYGDNGGAGETPALPISHQTVVIEPSSSGDRQ
- the psbZ gene encoding photosystem II reaction center protein PsbZ: MSILFQVVLAALVLLSFIMVIGVPVAYATPQNWDQSKRLILLGSGVWIALVFLVGALSYFVV